The Coprothermobacter sp. nucleotide sequence AACTCGATGTCATTGCGATCACTGATCATATCACCTGTCATGACCGACGTTCCTCCGTGCGCGGCTCCCCCTGACTGCAATCTGGGCAGAGGCGTCGACTGTCAGTGTACTTCGGAGGCGGGAAATGCAACGTAGAATCGTGAACAGCAGTGGATCGCCGCTCGCGACTCGCCGTCAGTCCTGGTGTGTGGCTGCGCGCGGAGCCTCTGGCGTGCGGAATGTGGTGTCCAATCCTGTCGTGAGGCTGCCGTCTGGCGCGACCCGCACCAGACGCGTATGATACAGTGTGCCTGGTTTGAGCTCCATGACTGCAAGGTCGACATTGTACGTCATGTTTCCAAGGAGTGGCCCCTGCTTTTCTGTGGCGTACTCGTAGGTCTCGGAAACACCATATTCGAAGAACCAGAGGGCTGGCTGACCATCAGGCTTGATGATGCCGTTCAGCACTGCCGACGCCGACGTCACCGATGACGGAGCAAGCGTGGTGACGAGACGCTCGAGTTCGACTGGTTCGGGTTGGTGGTTGAGGATCGCGGCAGGGACCGAACTTCTCGTCGTCACAGCTGGCTGGGTCACAACGGCCGACGTTGCCGGCGTTGCAGGCTTGGGAGCGGCTGCGACGGTGATCGGTGACTTGACGATGTGGTAGTACTTGACGTACGTCCAGCCACCGAGCAGCCAGCCGATGGTTGTCCTTTTCCGGTCGTACGTGTGGGCGTTGAAGAGGGGTTGGCCATTGGACTGCTTGGCCGAAACGAACACGGCATGATGCAGGCCAAGCCAATTGCCAAAAATGGCGACATCACCGGGCTGCAGGCCGGTCGGCGCCAGTGAACTCGAGGACGTCTTCCAGATGGTGGCCTTGAGGGTGTTCGTCAGGAAGGCGTCCAGGCTCGTACACTGCGCGAGACTTCCGCTCTTGTCGACCAAAGGGCTTGCGCGGAGGCTGAGGCCACCTGCGATAAGGCACTGGGAAACGTAGTTGGCACAATCATTGAAGCCATAGCTCTGGAACTTGGGATTGCGCTTGTTCCACCATTGGTCGGCATACTGGATGGCTTTGAGAGGGTTGTACGTCGCAGCGCTCACGCGTGGGGCAGGAGAGAGAACGAGCGAGGAGGCTGTCGCCACGATGATGGCGAGAACGACGACGATCTGCCTTCTCCAGCGTGCATCTGGTTTTGAGGTTGTCACAGGATGACTCCTTTCTTCCCGCGTGGTCCGACACAGGATGGCCAGACAAGGGAAACCGTTCCTTTCTGCCAATCTCATTAGACTCGAGCCGGGGCGTCTTGTCAAGAGCGCAAGAGTGTGATCCGCCTGTTCTGCCGCTAACGAAGGAGATGGCGAAGCGTATCGACCAGGAGCAGGACGTTGAGACCGCTGACGATGACGGTCGTCGTCCAGAGGAGCACGCGGTCGAGTATGGAGTTCACGTACCTTCCCATCACGCGCGGGTTGGAGGTGAGCAGGATCTGCAGGACGATCGTCCATGGTAGCTGAATGGAGAGCGCTATCTGGCTTAAGATGAGGCCCTTGAAAGGGTTGGTGATCACCAGCACGATCAGTAGAGCCCCAAGCAGTGTCATCATGATGCCCAGGCGCGTGTGGTTGTCCGACGGATCATAAGGTTCGCCGGACATGCCGGCGACGATACTGCCGCCTGCCATGCCCGCGGTGACCGACGATGAGAGGCCGGCCATGAGCAGTGCTCCACCAAAGACGATGGCCGCTGCCCGGCCCAGCATCGGCCGCAACATGGCCTGAGCCTGTCCGAGTTCTGTAACGACGGTTCCGCTGACGAAGAACGTGGCTGCAGCAAGGATGATCATGGAGCTGTTGATGGCCCAGCCGATGACCATGGAGTTCAAGGTGTCCACGAACTCGAACCGGAGCTGCTTTTCTACGACGTCTCTACCCTTCTGGTTCAGCTGGCGGCTCTGGATGATTTCGCTGTGCAGGAAGAGGTTATGCGGCATGACGACCGCGCCGAGGACACTCATGATGACAGGAATGGAGCCCAGGGGTATGGCGGGGGTAACCCATCCGGTCGCAACCTCTGCCCACGGGATACGTACGAGCGACAACTCATACAGGAAAGAAAGCCCTATGAGCGACACGAATGCGATGATGAGCTTCTCGATGCGCCGGTAGCCGTTGCTGAGAAGGAGCCAGATGACGGCGGCCGACACGAGAATGGCGCCGATACGCAGCGGCAGCTTGAACAGCAGGTTGAGGCCGATGGCGGCACCCATGATCTCCGCAAGGGCCGTGGAGACGGAGGCGGCAACGGCCGAGCTCAGTACAAGGCGGGCGAACCGGGGACGCATGTACTTCGTGGCCGCCTCGGAGATGCACAGGCCCGTGACGATGCCCAGGTGAGCGGCATTGTGCTGCAGGAGGATGAGCATCAGGGTCGACAGTGTCACCATCCACAGGAGGCGGTAGCCATAGAGCGAGCCTGCAGCAACATTCGATGCCCAGTTGCCGGGGTCAATGAAACCCACGGTGACGAGAAAGCCGGGGCCAATGTACTTCAGGAGCTCCAATGCCTGAAGACGCGGAGTGTGACCGTTGAATGATTTCTGGATCCGTGTGTGCAGACTCATGAGCTGAGTATATGTGGTCCAGACATGTCATCAAGCGTCTGCAGGCAGGTTGTGCCTGTTCGTCTTGAAGTTGTGGTTGCACCGTGCCTGACAACTCCTATAATGATATATCTACAGCAGGACATTCGAACGAGCACCCCAGTGGATGGGGCGC carries:
- a CDS encoding Mg2+/Co2+ transporter — protein: MSLHTRIQKSFNGHTPRLQALELLKYIGPGFLVTVGFIDPGNWASNVAAGSLYGYRLLWMVTLSTLMLILLQHNAAHLGIVTGLCISEAATKYMRPRFARLVLSSAVAASVSTALAEIMGAAIGLNLLFKLPLRIGAILVSAAVIWLLLSNGYRRIEKLIIAFVSLIGLSFLYELSLVRIPWAEVATGWVTPAIPLGSIPVIMSVLGAVVMPHNLFLHSEIIQSRQLNQKGRDVVEKQLRFEFVDTLNSMVIGWAINSSMIILAAATFFVSGTVVTELGQAQAMLRPMLGRAAAIVFGGALLMAGLSSSVTAGMAGGSIVAGMSGEPYDPSDNHTRLGIMMTLLGALLIVLVITNPFKGLILSQIALSIQLPWTIVLQILLTSNPRVMGRYVNSILDRVLLWTTTVIVSGLNVLLLVDTLRHLLR